In one Chelmon rostratus isolate fCheRos1 chromosome 7, fCheRos1.pri, whole genome shotgun sequence genomic region, the following are encoded:
- the LOC121608678 gene encoding olfactory receptor 2G6-like translates to MQNNSEIVFVLQGLNDSLTNRQIYFTVALTSYLFTIFVNLILIATICLEKALHEPIYIFLCNLCLNGICGASSFYPKLLHDLLADSHVVTYTGCLTQLFVVYSYVFCEFTSLTVMAYDRYLAICKPLQYQTVMTMQRVAQLLLLTWSFSMLESGVGLGLTMSLPLCGRNIPKIFCTNWEVVKLSCIDTTVNNIYGFVLMFSHVSQTALIGVSYTHLVRASLRLHSNRRKFIQTCLPHLITLLVFTSSLVFDIMYSRYGSSTLQVLQNALAAEFLVVPPLINPIIYGINLHQIRSRILQNFTHKPHS, encoded by the coding sequence ATGCAGAATAACTCTGAGATCGTGTTTGTGCTCCAGGGTCTGAACGACTCTCTGACAAACCGTCAGATCTACTTCACCGTCGCTCTGACGTCGTACCTCTTCACCATCTTCGTCAACCTGATCCTCATCGCCACCATCTGTCTGGAGAAAGCGCTCCACGAGCCCATCTACATCTTCCTGTGTAACCTGTGTCTGAACGGCATCTGCGGAGCGTCCAGTTTCTACCCGAAGCTGCTCCACGACCTTCTGGCCGACTCCCACGTCGTCACGTACACGGGCTGCTTGACTCAGCTGTTCGTGGTTTACTCTTACGTCTTCTGTGAGTTCACCAGTCTGACCGTCATGGCGTACGACCGCTACCTGGCCATCTGTAAGCCGCTGCAGTACCAGACGGTGATGACGATGCAAAGGGTGgcgcagctgctgctgctcacctggAGCTTCTCCATGCTGGAGTCGGGGGTGGGCCTGGGCCTGACGATGAGCCTGCCGCTCTGCGGGCGCAACATCCCGAAGATCTTCTGCACCAACTGGGAGGTGGTGAAGCTGTCGTGCATCGACACGACGGTCAACAACATCTACGGCTTCGTGCTCATGTTCTCGCACGTCTCGCAGACGGCGCTCATCGGGGTGTCCTACACCCACCTGGTCCGAGCCTCGCTCAGGTTGCACTCCAACCGCAGGAAGTTCATCCAGACGTGTCTGCCGCACCTCATCACCCTGTTAGTGTTCACCAGCTCGCTGGTGTTCGACATCATGTACTCTCGTTACggcagcagcacactgcaggTGCTGCAGAACGCGCTGGCTGCGGAGTTCCTGGTGGTCCCGCCCCTCATCAACCCCATCATCTACGGCATCAACCTGCACCAGATCAGGTCCAGGATCCTCCAAAACTTCACCCACAAACCACATTCATGA
- the LOC121608679 gene encoding olfactory receptor 11A1-like codes for MINSTQVSSFTLVAYFETRLFKYLYFMIVMSLYIFILVANLLLIVVICMNRSLHEPMYLFLCSLFVNELYGSTGLFPFLLLQILSDVHTVSASCCFLQIFCVYSYGTVEFFSLAVMSYDRYVAICHPLQYNTRMTYSKIALLIAVSWLYPCFIVLVTASSSASLRLCGNAINKVYCDNHAIVKLACSNARINNVYELIAASLTVCVPGSLIFYTYARILQVCFSGSKQTRQKAVSTCTPHLASLLNFSFGVSFEILQSRFNMNFVPNVLRIFLSLYFLTCQPLFNPVMYGLKLSKVRTGCKSVLVSCGHPTGVFTWTNTRKVAHSCDQWTNPNVRLRLRLSDLNSR; via the coding sequence ATGATCAACTCCACTCAGGTGTCATCTTTCACTCTTGTTGCCTACTTTGAAACCAGGCTGTTTAAATACTTATATTTCATGATTGTAATGTctctgtatattttcattcttgtgGCCAACCTGCTGCTCATCGTGGTGATCTGCATGAACAGAAGCTTACATGAGCCTATGTACCTGTTCCTGTGCAGCCTGTTTGTGAATGAACTGTATGGTAGTACAGGCTTGTTTCCGTTCCTTCTGCTGCAGATTCTCTCTGACGTTCACactgtttctgcttcctgttgcttCCTGCAGATCTTCTGTGTTTACTCTTATGGGACTGTGGAGTTTTTCAGCTTAGCCGTCATGTCTTATGACAGATATGTTGCGATCTGTCATCCTCTGCAGTATAACACACGTATGACATATAGTAAGATCGCCCTGCTCATTGCTGTCTCGTGGTTATAtccttgtttcattgttttggtcacTGCGTCGTCGAGCGCCTCTTTACGGCTGTGTGGGAACGCCATTAACAAGGTGTACTGTGACAACCACGCCATCGTTAAACTGGCGTGCTCCAACGCCAGAATAAACAACGTATATGAACTTATTGCAGCTTCTCTCACAGTCTGTGTTCCAGGATCTCTGATCTTCTACACGTACGCGAGGAtccttcaggtgtgtttttctggctcTAAGCAGACGAGACAGAAAGCCGTCAGCACCTGCACGCCTCACCTGGCCTCCCTGCTCAACTTCTCTTTTGGGGTTTCCTTTGAAATATTACAGAGCAGGTTCAACATGAACTTTGTGCCCAACGTGTTACGAATTTTCTTATCTTTGTACTTTCTGACATGCCAGCCGCTCTTCAACCCTGTGATGTACGGCCTCAAACTGTCCAAAGTCCGCACAGGATGTAAGAGCGTGCTCGTAAGCTGTGGTCATCCAACAGGTGTGTTCACCTGGACCAACACCAGAAAAGTCGCTCACTCGTGTGATCAGTGGACGAATCCAAACGTTCGTCTTCGTCTTCGTCTGTCTGATCTGAACAGTCGatga
- the LOC121609654 gene encoding olfactory receptor 11A1-like: protein MNSTQVSYFILASFYDVGVFKYLYFILIMSLYILIFCTNLLLIVVICMNRSLHEPMYLFLCSLFVNELYGSAGLFPFLLLQILSDVHTVSASCCFLQIFCVFSYVCVEFLSLAVMSYDRYVAICHPLQYNSRMTSRKVALLVGATWLFPILTIVALISLTLPLQLCGNIINRVYCGNYAVVKLACSDTRLHNIYGLIYAFIAVIIPLILIICTYIKILKLCFSASKQTRQKAVSTCTPHLASLLNFSFGCCFQLLQGRFDMSSLPNTLGILLSLYFLTCQPLFTPVMYGLKMSKIHNICKRLLFG, encoded by the coding sequence ATGAACTCCACACAGGTGTCATATTTCATCCTCGCTTCCTTCTATGATGTCGGCGTTTTCAAGTATTTATATTTCATCCTCATCATGTCTCtgtatattttgatattttgcaCCAACCTGCTGCTCATCGTGGTGATCTGCATGAACAGAAGCTTACATGAGCCTATGTACCTGTTCCTGTGCAGCCTGTTTGTGAATGAACTGTATGGTAGTGCAGGCTTGTTTCCGTTCCTTCTGCTGCAGATTCTCTCTGACGTTCACactgtttctgcttcctgttgcttCCTGCAGATCTTCTGCGTGTTCTCTTATGTTTGTGTGGAGTTTTTGAGCTTAGCCGTCATGTCTTACGACAGATATGTTGCGATCTGTCATCCTCTGCAGTATAACTCACGTATGACATCGAGAAAGGTCGCCCTGCTTGTTGGTGCGACGTGGTTGTTCCCTATTCTTACGATTGTTGCTTTGATATCGTTgactctgcctctgcagctgtgtggaaaCATCATTAACAGAGTTTACTGTGGGAACTACGCCGTGGTTAAACTGGCGTGCTCCGACACCCGCCTGCACAACATCTACGGACTCATTTACGCTTTTATCGCCGTTATCATCCCTCTCATTTTGATCATTTGCACGTACATAAAGATTCtgaagttgtgtttttctgcttccaAACAGACGCGACAGAAAGCCGTCAGCACCTGCACGCCTCACCTGGCCTCCCTGCTCAACTTCTCTTTcggctgctgttttcagctgttacAGGGCAGATTCGATATGAGCAGTTTACCGAACACGTTGGGCATTTTATTGTCCCTGTACTTTCTCACGTGCCAGCCTCTCTTCACTCCAGTGATGTACGGGcttaaaatgtccaaaatccACAACATATGCAAGCGTTTGCTGTTTGGTTAG